The Ptychodera flava strain L36383 chromosome 7, AS_Pfla_20210202, whole genome shotgun sequence DNA window TTGATGAGGAGGAATTAGAAGGTACTTTCTATGAACAAGAACTACAAAAAGTTGTCAAGAAAGAGGACGATGTCTTCAGAGTGGAAAAAATACTCGAAACAAGAAAGAGAAAGGGCAAGACTGAATATCTGGTCAAGTGGTATGGTTGGCCATCCAAATTCAATAGTTGGGTCAGGGATCTGACAAAACTATAAAAGGGGTGACTCTGTCTGGACAGTCACAGTCTGACCCCACTTTCATCATGGCTGAACATCCGTTTTTCATGACGCTACCGAGCAATGCATCGATGGATGTTTTCCCAGACAATGCAGTGACAGGCTACACTGTGAAATTACCCAAACACATTTCTCTGCGGGCAACTGGGAAGTGGCCTTGATGGACATACACTACCCTTTCTCTTGGTACAATGTGGTCGAGGGCAGAAACTTATTGGCGTACGAAATTCAAGATCATAGAAAAACACTTGTCAAAATACCTGCAGGTTATTACGATGATTTTGGAAGTATACTGGCCACTCTGAGAGAGCAAGGTTTACCGGACAACGTCCAGCTGACTTTCGACCCGGTGTCAAGAAAAGTAACTGCTGATGTGAGTGACGGTACCAGCCTCTACTTTCTACCAGGTCTGGCTGAAATCATGGGATTTCATCCCAATACCATCTTGAGGCAGAAGAACAATGCACCTTTCATGTTCAGTCTTCGAAACCTCTCTTCTCTGTATGTGTATTGCGACCTAGTGGACGACCAGTTGGTGGGAGATACCTTTGCACCCCTGTTGAGAATAGAAAATGTGGAAGGGATCCATGGACAGATGATCAACCGCACCTTCCACACGCCATACTTTCTTCCCCTGAGAAACCGTGAATTTGATACGGTAGAAGTCTACATAAGAGACGACATGGGTCAGAAAGTGCCATTTCAAGGTGGGAAAGTGATCGTGACACTAGCCTTCAGAAAACGACGCCCTACACTATTGTAACCTGAACCATGCCGTATAGACGTAAAATCTATGAAAGCAACCCGGCCACATACAAGAAGTTTTATTTGGATCAGGTGGGAAATGGAGCATCTTTCCAGGGGGCAGCCGTGCAGAGAGGATATGGCTTGGGCGGTATTTTGGGAGGCCTCTTCCGTGCAGCCACACCACTGCTCAAACAAGGTGCGAAAGTCCTAGGGAGACAGATGCTGAAAACGGGACTGAACATTGCAGGTGATGCACTCAGTGGACGTAACATCAAGCACTCGGCAAAACGACGGTTGGTGGAAGCCGGGAAACAGTTGATGACAGGCAGGGGTTCCAGATACTCAGTTCCCCAAGGCGGCGGTATAAAACGTAAAGCTCCGAAACGAAGAGTCATTTCCTCGAAAGCCAAGCGAAAGAGAAGATCTCCTGACATTTTTGACTAACATGGCATTTCTTCACGAACACTCCTGCGAGTGTACCAAGAGTGAACTTGACTTGTTCACAGTTCCTCCAACGCAGACCAGTGTGGAAGAGGGACAATGGGAAGAAGTGCATCCCCTGACCCACATTGTGGAATCGGGACCCATCGAATTTGTGATTTCGGGTTCAGGGGAAGACTACATCGATCTGTCCTCAACACTCCTTCTGATCAAGGCCAAGATTACAAAAGTTGATGGTACTAACCTTGGTGCAGATGCAGCAGTGGGTCCCGTCAACTTGTGGCTCCATTCACTGTTCAGCCAGGTGGATGTACACCTCAATGGCAAAATGATATCCAACCCTTCCCCTACTTACCCCTACCGAGCCTTGTTGGAGACCTTGTTGAATTATGGTAAGGAGGCCAAAGACACCCATATCGGTTCAGCCCTCTTCTTCAAGGACTATCACTTGAAAATGGATGAAGTGGACCCCACTAAAGAAGGTGGAGAAGTGAACAAGGGACTGAAAAACCGATATGCCTTCACGTTGGCAGTCAAGTTGTTGATATGGTAGGACCCATTCCTTCAGATCTCTTCTTCCAATCCAAATATCTAATGAATGGTGTCGAATTACATTTCAAACTCAATAGAAGCAAGAATGCCTTCTCCCTTGTGAGCTCTGCAGAAAATCCAGGCTTCAAAGCTGTAGTCACCGAAGCCACACTTCTGATCAGGAAAATAAAACTCAGTCCATCGGTACAGCTGGGCCATGCAGAAGCTTTAAAGCAGGGACCATCCAAGTATCCCATACatcgttgtgtgatgaaggttcTGTCTATTCCTGGAGGCACCATGTCCTTCAACAAAGACCACATCTTTCTGGGACAGCTACCTAAA harbors:
- the LOC139137776 gene encoding uncharacterized protein F54H12.2-like, whose product is MAFLHEHSCECTKSELDLFTVPPTQTSVEEGQWEEVHPLTHIVESGPIEFVISGSGEDYIDLSSTLLLIKAKITKVDGTNLGADAAVGPVNLWLHSLFSQVDVHLNGKMISNPSPTYPYRALLETLLNYGKEAKDTHIGSALFFKDYHLKMDEVDPTKEGGEVNKGLKNRYAFTLAVKLLIW